From the Acidovorax carolinensis genome, one window contains:
- a CDS encoding response regulator transcription factor yields MSSHLLMIEDDARLAQMVGEYLGQSGLHVTHRADGASGLAQLQGPDAGPLPDLVILDLMLPDMDGLDVCRRIRALQGPAAQVPVLMLTAKGDPMDRIIGLELGADDYLPKPFEPRELLARIRAILRRRTDGGAAPATQALRFGTLEIDRDARTVTVGGQLADLTSYQFDLLVALAERAGRVLTRDQIMEAVRGRELEAFDRSIDVHMGRIRAAIEVDAKNPRRILTVRGVGYVFAKQQD; encoded by the coding sequence ATGAGCTCGCACCTGTTGATGATTGAAGACGACGCCCGCCTTGCACAGATGGTGGGCGAATACCTCGGCCAGTCCGGCCTGCACGTCACGCACCGCGCCGATGGCGCGAGCGGCCTGGCGCAACTGCAGGGCCCTGATGCGGGGCCCTTGCCCGACCTGGTCATCCTCGACCTGATGCTGCCCGACATGGACGGCCTGGACGTCTGCCGGCGCATCCGCGCGCTGCAGGGCCCCGCCGCCCAGGTGCCGGTGCTCATGCTCACCGCCAAGGGCGACCCCATGGACCGCATCATCGGCCTGGAACTGGGCGCCGACGACTACCTGCCCAAGCCCTTCGAGCCGCGTGAGCTGCTGGCGCGCATCCGCGCCATACTGCGCCGGCGCACCGATGGCGGGGCCGCGCCCGCCACGCAGGCGCTGCGCTTTGGCACGCTGGAGATCGACCGCGACGCCCGCACCGTGACGGTGGGCGGCCAACTGGCGGACCTGACTTCGTACCAGTTCGACCTGCTGGTGGCGCTGGCCGAGCGCGCGGGCCGGGTGCTCACGCGCGACCAGATCATGGAGGCCGTGCGCGGCCGCGAGCTGGAAGCGTTTGACCGCTCCATCGACGTGCACATGGGCCGCATCCGCGCCGCCATCGAAGTGGACGCCAAGAATCCGCGCCGCATCCTCACGGTGCGCGGCGTGGGCTATGTGTTTGCCAAACAGCAGGACTGA
- a CDS encoding AmpG family muropeptide MFS transporter codes for MPDPIPTPAAATPARDMHPPRTSWLQTLRVYLEPASLRMLTLGFSAGLPLLLVLGTLSFRLREAGIDRSTIGYLSWVGLAYGFKWLWAPLVDRMPLPLLTRWLGRRRSWLLLSQALIVAGLVGMALADPRLTLGPIVWCALAVAFGSATQDIALDAFRIESADANHQAALAASYQTGYRLAMIWAGAGVLWIAARSEVAPAAAQMVGQAVAEGAAAYQNGAWQAAYLAMAASMAVGVVTVLFSREPVPVVLPPAKNAAEWLKGAVVDPFADFLRRYGAQAVLILALIAVYRISDVVMGIMANPFYVDMGFTKDEVAAVTKVYGVIMTLVGAFVGGVLSMRLGVMRVLMLGAVLSAASNLLFAWLAGHGHDVTALIAVVSADNLASGIASAAFIAYLSSLTNVSYSATQYALFSSMMLLLPKFVAGFSGDYVNSFGYAHFFTATSLLGLPVLGLVWLASRVRTPASARP; via the coding sequence ATGCCAGACCCCATCCCGACCCCCGCAGCGGCCACGCCTGCCCGCGACATGCATCCCCCACGCACCTCCTGGCTGCAAACCCTGCGCGTTTACCTCGAACCGGCCAGCCTGCGCATGCTGACGCTGGGCTTCTCCGCCGGCCTGCCGCTGCTGCTGGTGCTGGGCACGCTGAGCTTTCGCCTGCGCGAGGCCGGCATCGACCGCAGCACGATCGGCTATCTGAGCTGGGTGGGCCTGGCTTATGGCTTCAAATGGCTGTGGGCGCCGCTGGTGGACCGCATGCCGCTGCCGCTGCTGACACGCTGGCTGGGGCGGCGGCGCAGCTGGCTGCTGCTGTCGCAGGCCCTCATCGTGGCCGGGCTCGTGGGCATGGCGCTGGCCGATCCGCGCCTGACGCTCGGCCCCATCGTGTGGTGCGCGCTGGCGGTGGCCTTTGGCTCGGCCACGCAGGACATCGCGCTCGATGCGTTTCGCATCGAATCGGCCGACGCCAACCACCAGGCGGCGCTGGCCGCCTCGTACCAGACCGGTTACCGCCTGGCCATGATCTGGGCCGGTGCGGGGGTGCTGTGGATTGCGGCGCGCTCGGAGGTGGCACCGGCTGCAGCGCAGATGGTTGGCCAGGCGGTGGCCGAGGGCGCGGCGGCCTACCAGAACGGCGCCTGGCAGGCGGCCTATCTGGCCATGGCCGCGTCAATGGCCGTGGGCGTGGTCACGGTGCTTTTCTCGCGCGAGCCCGTGCCCGTGGTGCTGCCGCCCGCCAAGAACGCCGCCGAATGGCTCAAGGGTGCCGTGGTCGATCCGTTTGCCGACTTTCTGCGCCGCTACGGCGCGCAGGCCGTGCTGATCCTGGCGCTGATCGCCGTCTATCGCATCAGCGACGTGGTGATGGGCATCATGGCCAACCCCTTTTATGTGGACATGGGCTTCACCAAGGACGAGGTGGCCGCCGTGACCAAGGTCTATGGCGTCATCATGACGCTGGTGGGCGCCTTCGTGGGCGGCGTGCTGTCCATGCGCCTGGGCGTGATGCGGGTGCTGATGCTGGGCGCCGTGCTGAGCGCCGCCAGCAATCTGCTGTTTGCCTGGCTGGCGGGCCACGGGCACGACGTGACGGCGCTGATCGCCGTGGTGTCGGCCGACAACCTGGCCAGCGGCATTGCGTCGGCCGCGTTCATTGCGTATCTGTCGAGCCTGACCAACGTGAGTTATTCGGCCACGCAGTACGCGCTGTTCAGCTCGATGATGCTGCTGCTGCCGAAGTTTGTGGCAGGCTTTTCGGGCGACTATGTCAACAGTTTCGGCTACGCCCATTTCTTTACGGCCACGTCCTTGCTGGGGCTGCCGGTGCTGGGACTGGTATGGCTGGCCTCACGGGTCAGAACACCCGCTAGCGCCCGACCTTAA
- a CDS encoding GGDEF domain-containing protein, giving the protein MTASTLVLPLAASRGSSIAGKAYWGMVGRIALTAATIDAAYIVLFLLLGSVPLAAINVISIAMYLSAYALIRRRRNMLGVTLIWVEVVAHSALGSLMIGWESGFHYYLLLFIPAIVIANTKGYAMPMVLGLLVYYLGLKSLCEYLGPLAPLPPRRVEIVNAIHVCLIFGMFAALAGLYRRTILVAEARLLKQATLDPLTGLSNRGHFQTLVSNELARCQRSGAPVAVMLCDVDHFKQVNDRCGHAVGDLALVHVAKILSANLRECDVLARWGGEEFLALLPDSSLQAAHAAAERIRAAIEAHPLAIDGTPIAITLSFGVAQLHGSHDLQDATARADKALYDSKRAGRNRVSLG; this is encoded by the coding sequence ATGACTGCGTCCACCCTCGTCCTTCCCCTCGCCGCCTCGCGCGGCTCCAGCATTGCAGGCAAGGCCTATTGGGGGATGGTGGGCCGAATTGCTTTGACGGCTGCGACCATCGATGCGGCTTACATCGTGCTGTTTCTGCTGCTGGGCTCGGTGCCGCTGGCGGCCATCAACGTCATCAGTATCGCGATGTATCTGAGCGCCTATGCGCTCATCCGGCGACGGCGCAACATGCTGGGGGTGACGCTGATCTGGGTGGAGGTCGTCGCCCATTCGGCATTGGGTTCGCTGATGATCGGCTGGGAGAGCGGGTTTCACTATTACCTGCTGTTGTTCATCCCCGCCATCGTGATCGCCAACACCAAGGGATACGCAATGCCGATGGTGCTGGGCCTGCTGGTTTACTACCTGGGGCTCAAGAGCCTGTGCGAATACCTGGGGCCCCTGGCGCCATTGCCACCGCGACGCGTTGAGATCGTCAACGCGATCCACGTCTGCCTGATCTTCGGCATGTTCGCGGCGCTGGCCGGTCTCTACCGCCGCACCATCCTGGTGGCCGAAGCCCGTCTGCTCAAGCAGGCCACTCTGGACCCGTTGACCGGTCTGAGCAATCGCGGCCATTTCCAGACACTGGTGTCCAACGAATTGGCGCGCTGCCAGCGCTCCGGCGCGCCCGTCGCGGTGATGCTGTGCGATGTTGACCATTTCAAGCAGGTGAACGACCGTTGCGGGCACGCTGTCGGAGACCTGGCTCTGGTGCATGTGGCGAAAATCCTGTCGGCCAACCTGCGCGAGTGCGATGTGTTGGCGCGCTGGGGTGGCGAGGAGTTTCTGGCGCTGCTGCCCGACAGTTCGCTGCAAGCCGCCCACGCTGCAGCCGAGCGCATCCGCGCCGCCATCGAGGCGCACCCGCTCGCCATCGATGGGACACCCATTGCCATCACCCTGTCGTTTGGCGTGGCACAGTTGCACGGCAGCCACGACCTGCAGGACGCCACGGCGCGGGCGGACAAGGCCCTGTATGACAGCAAGCGTGCGGGCCGCAACCGGGTCAGCCTGGGTTAG
- a CDS encoding MBL fold metallo-hydrolase, protein MLQYLTIPVTPFQQNCSIVWCDATRNAAIIDPGGDLDTLLAEIERLGLTLEQIWLTHAHIDHAGGTGELAQRLSLPIVGPHPADQFWIDGLPQQSAMFGFPPAQLFTPTRWLHDGDQVQVGNETLNVRHCPGHTPGHVVFHAPQIDRAFVGDVLFAGSIGRTDFPQGNHQQLIDSITQRLWPMGDQTVFIPGHGPESSFGRERRSNPYVGNT, encoded by the coding sequence ATGCTCCAGTACCTCACCATTCCCGTCACGCCCTTCCAACAAAACTGCTCCATCGTCTGGTGCGACGCCACCCGCAATGCCGCCATCATTGATCCGGGTGGCGATCTGGACACACTGCTGGCAGAGATTGAGCGCCTGGGCCTCACGCTGGAACAGATCTGGCTCACGCACGCCCACATCGACCACGCAGGTGGCACGGGCGAACTGGCACAGCGCTTGTCCCTGCCCATCGTCGGCCCGCACCCGGCCGACCAGTTCTGGATTGACGGCCTGCCGCAGCAAAGCGCAATGTTCGGGTTTCCGCCGGCGCAGCTGTTCACGCCCACACGCTGGCTGCACGATGGCGATCAGGTGCAGGTCGGCAACGAGACGCTGAACGTGCGCCACTGCCCCGGCCACACACCCGGCCATGTGGTGTTCCATGCGCCGCAGATCGACCGGGCCTTTGTGGGCGACGTGCTGTTTGCTGGCAGCATTGGCCGCACCGATTTTCCTCAGGGCAACCACCAGCAGCTCATCGACAGCATCACGCAGCGCCTGTGGCCCATGGGCGACCAGACGGTGTTCATTCCGGGTCATGGACCGGAGAGCAGCTTCGGGCGCGAGCGGCGCAGCAACCCGTATGTCGGCAACACTTGA
- a CDS encoding GntR family transcriptional regulator, protein MAKRPYLQALNTDSDLNGLGISLSRTLIEQTYAELRNDIIEGRLEPGSKLPIEHLRVQYNVGAGTLREAITRLASDALVTTEGQRGFRVAPIAIEELEDITRLRVHVEIEALRLSIRNGGAHWRAALRHSYEAISALEQPIDPAHRRQWETLNVRFHEALLSGNDSPWTQKVLGLLARHGERYRRYAMGLPGSVRDVHAEHTEIFEHALAGREARAALALEAHIRATPDLLAQALRTGQLTLPPGAAAEAAPALLAG, encoded by the coding sequence ATGGCCAAACGCCCCTATCTGCAAGCGCTCAACACCGATAGCGACCTGAACGGTCTGGGTATCTCCCTGTCGCGCACACTGATCGAGCAGACCTATGCCGAACTGCGCAATGACATCATCGAAGGCCGGCTGGAGCCGGGCAGCAAGCTGCCGATCGAGCACCTGCGGGTGCAATACAACGTGGGTGCCGGCACGCTGCGCGAAGCCATCACGCGGCTGGCCAGCGATGCACTGGTGACCACGGAAGGGCAGCGCGGCTTTCGCGTGGCCCCCATCGCCATCGAGGAACTGGAAGACATCACCCGGCTGCGCGTGCACGTCGAAATCGAGGCGCTGCGCCTGTCCATTCGCAATGGCGGGGCGCACTGGCGGGCCGCGCTGCGCCACAGCTATGAAGCCATCTCGGCACTGGAGCAACCCATTGACCCCGCCCACCGCCGCCAATGGGAAACCCTCAACGTGCGTTTTCACGAGGCCCTGCTGAGCGGAAACGACTCGCCCTGGACACAGAAGGTGCTCGGCCTGCTGGCGCGCCACGGTGAACGCTACCGCCGCTACGCCATGGGCCTGCCCGGCTCGGTGCGCGACGTGCATGCCGAGCACACCGAGATCTTCGAGCATGCCCTGGCCGGCCGTGAAGCGCGTGCAGCCCTGGCTCTTGAAGCCCATATCCGCGCCACACCCGATCTGCTGGCGCAGGCATTGCGCACTGGCCAGCTGACCTTGCCCCCAGGGGCCGCCGCCGAAGCCGCCCCGGCACTGTTGGCTGGCTGA
- a CDS encoding phenol hydroxylase subunit, with protein MNPPPLADNSLQCDVSRKFVRVLKRRDNGFIEFEFSIGWPELAVELMLPQAAFEAFCQAHRVQPVSNPIDDRATTIL; from the coding sequence ATGAACCCACCGCCACTGGCCGACAACAGCCTGCAATGCGACGTGTCGCGCAAGTTCGTCCGTGTGCTGAAAAGACGGGACAACGGTTTTATCGAGTTCGAGTTTTCGATCGGCTGGCCTGAACTGGCCGTGGAGCTGATGCTGCCGCAGGCCGCCTTCGAGGCGTTCTGCCAAGCGCACCGGGTGCAGCCCGTCAGCAATCCGATCGACGACCGCGCTACCACCATCCTTTGA
- a CDS encoding phenol hydroxylase — MNIDLQAREIQPLRSTFARVAAYTGDKPASRYHEATLGMQPAANFHYRPTWEPEFELFDATRTAVKLADWDALRDPRQFYYANWTMARARQQEAMEANYQFVESRGLIDKIPDAQRAAACEVLMPLRHAAWGANMNNCTICSRGYGTAFTAPAMFHAMDHLAVAQYLTRLGLALGEPGALDAGKNDWLHDPRWQGLRRLVEDTLVVNDPFELFVAQNLALDGLLYPLIYTHFVDDHLAVQGGTAVAMLTAFMPEWHDESARWVDAVIKVAAAASDDNRAQITGWFKSYADRAQAALVQVADLALGAQGSAALIAVRTALDARARKCGLAV; from the coding sequence ATGAACATTGATCTGCAGGCGCGCGAAATCCAGCCTTTGCGCAGCACCTTCGCCCGCGTGGCTGCCTACACGGGCGACAAGCCCGCGTCGCGGTACCACGAAGCCACGCTGGGCATGCAGCCCGCCGCGAACTTCCATTACCGCCCGACCTGGGAGCCCGAGTTTGAACTGTTCGATGCCACGCGCACCGCGGTCAAGCTGGCCGACTGGGATGCGCTGCGCGATCCCCGCCAGTTCTACTACGCCAACTGGACCATGGCGCGTGCGCGCCAGCAAGAGGCGATGGAAGCCAATTACCAGTTTGTCGAGTCGCGCGGCCTGATCGACAAGATTCCCGACGCGCAGCGCGCCGCAGCCTGCGAGGTGCTCATGCCGCTGCGCCACGCGGCCTGGGGCGCCAACATGAACAATTGCACGATCTGTTCACGCGGTTATGGCACGGCGTTCACTGCACCGGCCATGTTCCATGCCATGGACCATCTGGCGGTTGCGCAGTACCTCACGCGCCTGGGGCTGGCACTGGGCGAGCCCGGCGCGCTCGACGCGGGCAAGAACGACTGGCTGCACGACCCGCGCTGGCAGGGGCTGCGCAGGCTGGTCGAGGACACGCTGGTCGTCAATGACCCGTTCGAGCTGTTCGTGGCGCAGAACCTGGCGCTCGACGGTCTGCTGTACCCACTGATCTACACGCATTTCGTGGACGACCACCTTGCGGTGCAGGGCGGTACGGCGGTGGCCATGCTCACGGCCTTCATGCCCGAATGGCATGACGAGAGCGCACGCTGGGTGGACGCGGTCATCAAAGTGGCCGCTGCCGCATCGGACGACAACCGGGCGCAGATCACCGGCTGGTTCAAGAGCTATGCCGATCGGGCGCAGGCCGCGCTCGTGCAGGTGGCGGACCTGGCACTGGGAGCGCAAGGCAGCGCGGCGCTGATTGCAGTGCGCACGGCGCTAGATGCGCGGGCCCGCAAGTGCGGCCTGGCTGTCTGA
- a CDS encoding MmoB/DmpM family protein has product MSSVFIAFQDNEESRPVVDAILADNAEAVATYPQGLVKINAPGRLVIRRETIEEQTGQRFNLQQLHVNLVTLSGYIDEDDDEFSLSWEH; this is encoded by the coding sequence ATCTCCAGCGTCTTCATTGCCTTTCAGGACAACGAAGAGTCCCGCCCCGTTGTGGACGCCATCCTGGCCGACAACGCCGAAGCCGTAGCCACCTATCCGCAGGGGCTCGTGAAGATCAACGCGCCCGGTCGGCTTGTCATTCGGCGCGAAACCATCGAGGAGCAGACCGGGCAGCGCTTCAACCTGCAGCAGCTGCACGTCAACCTCGTCACGCTTTCCGGCTACATCGACGAAGACGACGACGAGTTTTCACTGAGCTGGGAACACTGA
- a CDS encoding aromatic/alkene/methane monooxygenase hydroxylase/oxygenase subunit alpha: protein MDAPAIKKKLGLKDRYAAMTRGLAWDTTYQPMDKVFPFDKYEGIKIHDWDKWEDPFRLTMDAYWKYQGEKEKKLYAVIEAFAQNNGQLGISDARYVNALKIFFQAVTPLEYHSHRGFAHVGRHFTGAGARVAAQMQSIDELRHCQTETHALSHYNKYFNGLHQAPHMFDRVWYLSVPKSFFEDASTAGPFEFLTAVSFSFEYVLTNLLFVPFMSGAAHNGDMSTVTFGFSAQSDESRHMTLGIECIRFMLEQDPANVPIVQKWIDKWFWRGYRLLTIVGMMQDYMLPKRVMSWKEAWEMYAEENGGALFRDLARYGIREPKGWKEACAGKDHITHQAWSGFYNYAAVAPFHTWIPKEDELNWLSEKYPDTFDKYYRPRFEHFHAQQQQGKRFYNKTLPMLCTICQVPMFFTEPGDPTKICYRESDYHGDKYHFCSDGCKEIFDDEPEKYSQAWLPVHQIYQGNCFPEGTDPTVEGFDPLAAVMDYYDLKVGRDNFDFEGSEDQKNFAAWRGEAAQGDKA from the coding sequence ATGGACGCACCTGCTATCAAGAAGAAATTGGGCCTCAAGGACCGCTACGCCGCCATGACGCGCGGCCTGGCCTGGGATACGACCTACCAGCCCATGGACAAGGTCTTTCCGTTCGACAAGTACGAAGGCATCAAGATCCACGACTGGGATAAATGGGAAGACCCGTTTCGCCTGACCATGGACGCCTACTGGAAATACCAGGGCGAGAAGGAAAAGAAGCTCTATGCCGTGATCGAGGCCTTTGCGCAGAACAATGGCCAGCTGGGTATTTCGGATGCGCGCTATGTGAATGCGCTCAAGATCTTCTTCCAGGCCGTGACCCCGCTGGAGTACCACTCGCACCGCGGCTTTGCCCATGTGGGCCGCCACTTCACCGGTGCCGGTGCCCGCGTTGCCGCGCAGATGCAGTCCATTGACGAGCTGCGCCACTGCCAGACCGAAACCCACGCCCTGTCGCACTACAACAAGTATTTCAATGGCCTGCACCAGGCACCCCACATGTTTGACCGTGTGTGGTACCTGTCCGTGCCCAAGTCGTTTTTTGAAGACGCCTCCACCGCAGGGCCGTTCGAGTTCCTCACCGCCGTGAGCTTCTCGTTCGAGTACGTGCTGACCAACCTGCTGTTCGTGCCCTTCATGTCCGGCGCCGCCCACAACGGCGACATGAGCACCGTGACGTTTGGCTTCTCGGCCCAGTCCGACGAATCGCGTCACATGACCCTGGGCATCGAGTGCATCAGGTTCATGCTCGAGCAGGACCCGGCCAACGTGCCGATCGTGCAGAAGTGGATCGACAAGTGGTTCTGGCGCGGCTACCGCCTGCTCACCATTGTCGGGATGATGCAGGACTACATGCTGCCCAAGCGCGTGATGAGCTGGAAGGAAGCGTGGGAGATGTACGCCGAGGAAAACGGCGGCGCCCTGTTCCGCGATCTGGCCCGCTATGGCATCCGCGAACCCAAGGGCTGGAAGGAAGCCTGCGCCGGCAAGGACCACATCACGCACCAGGCCTGGAGCGGCTTCTACAACTACGCGGCCGTCGCCCCGTTCCACACCTGGATTCCCAAGGAAGACGAGTTGAACTGGTTGTCCGAGAAGTACCCCGACACCTTCGACAAGTACTACCGGCCGCGCTTCGAGCATTTCCACGCGCAGCAGCAACAGGGCAAGCGTTTTTACAACAAGACGCTGCCCATGCTGTGCACCATCTGCCAGGTCCCCATGTTCTTTACCGAGCCCGGCGATCCGACCAAGATCTGCTACCGCGAGTCCGACTACCACGGCGACAAGTACCACTTCTGCAGCGACGGTTGCAAAGAGATTTTTGACGACGAGCCCGAGAAATATTCGCAAGCCTGGCTGCCCGTGCACCAGATTTACCAGGGCAACTGCTTCCCCGAGGGCACCGACCCCACGGTGGAGGGCTTTGACCCGCTGGCTGCCGTGATGGACTACTACGACCTGAAGGTGGGCCGGGACAACTTCGACTTTGAAGGTTCGGAAGACCAGAAGAACTTTGCCGCCTGGCGTGGTGAAGCAGCCCAAGGAGACAAGGCATGA
- a CDS encoding phenol hydroxylase subunit P4, with the protein MSVVALKPYDFPARDRRENFPAPLLYIGWEDHLMFASPVCLPLPPDTPFGALAQGVLPGVYGEHPDFAKIDWAQVEWFKSGQPWTPDPAQSLQANGLQHKDAIRFRTPGLTGIQGSFS; encoded by the coding sequence ATGAGCGTCGTTGCCCTCAAACCCTACGACTTTCCCGCCCGCGATCGGCGGGAGAACTTTCCCGCACCGCTGCTCTACATCGGCTGGGAAGACCACCTGATGTTTGCCTCACCGGTCTGCCTGCCGCTGCCGCCGGACACCCCGTTCGGCGCGCTGGCCCAGGGCGTGCTGCCCGGTGTGTACGGCGAACACCCCGACTTTGCCAAGATCGACTGGGCCCAGGTCGAGTGGTTCAAGTCCGGTCAGCCCTGGACGCCTGATCCGGCCCAGTCGCTGCAGGCCAACGGCCTTCAGCACAAGGACGCGATCCGCTTTCGCACCCCGGGCCTGACCGGCATCCAGGGTTCGTTCAGCTAA
- a CDS encoding NADH:ubiquinone reductase (Na(+)-transporting) subunit F: MTYQLTIEPLGATIDVEEGQTLLDAALRQGIYIPHACGHGLCGTCKVQVSDGEVDHGAANPFALLEMERDDGKTLACCATLQSDATIEADIDDEPDAQIIPMRDFEATVARIEQLTPTIKALHLRLNQPIRYQAGQYVQVQIPGVEGGRAFSIANAPGADGQSSEIELNVRQVPGGAGTTWLHESLHEGARLQLSGPYGRFFVRRSAAMPMVFMAGGSGLSSPRAMILELLASGCTQPITLVYGQRNAQELYYDAEFRALAARHPHFTYVPSLSEAADSDGWDGARGFVHEAAKAHFGGSFAGHKAYLCGPPPMIEACIGTLMQGRLFERDIYTEKFLSAADAQQARSPLFRTI, from the coding sequence ATGACCTACCAACTGACCATTGAGCCCTTGGGCGCAACCATCGACGTCGAAGAGGGCCAGACCCTGCTCGACGCCGCGCTGCGCCAGGGCATCTACATTCCCCACGCCTGTGGCCACGGCCTGTGCGGAACCTGCAAGGTGCAGGTTTCCGACGGCGAGGTGGACCACGGCGCCGCCAACCCTTTTGCCCTGCTGGAGATGGAGCGCGACGACGGCAAGACCCTCGCCTGCTGCGCCACGCTGCAGTCGGACGCCACCATTGAGGCCGATATCGACGACGAGCCCGATGCACAGATCATCCCCATGCGCGACTTTGAAGCCACGGTGGCGCGCATCGAGCAGCTCACGCCAACCATCAAGGCGCTGCATTTGCGTCTGAACCAGCCCATCCGCTACCAGGCGGGGCAGTATGTGCAGGTGCAGATTCCAGGCGTGGAAGGGGGCCGTGCGTTTTCGATCGCGAATGCCCCTGGCGCAGACGGCCAGAGCAGCGAGATCGAGTTGAACGTGCGCCAGGTACCTGGCGGCGCTGGCACCACCTGGCTGCACGAGTCGCTCCACGAGGGTGCGCGCTTGCAGCTGAGCGGTCCGTACGGGCGCTTTTTTGTGCGCCGCTCGGCCGCCATGCCGATGGTGTTCATGGCCGGCGGTTCGGGACTGTCGAGTCCGCGCGCCATGATTCTGGAGTTGCTGGCCAGTGGCTGCACGCAGCCCATCACGCTGGTGTACGGCCAGCGCAACGCGCAGGAGCTGTACTACGACGCCGAATTTCGTGCCCTGGCCGCGCGCCACCCGCATTTCACCTACGTGCCATCGCTGTCGGAAGCAGCGGACAGCGATGGGTGGGACGGCGCGCGGGGTTTCGTGCACGAAGCGGCCAAGGCGCATTTTGGCGGCAGTTTTGCTGGCCACAAGGCCTATCTGTGCGGGCCGCCGCCCATGATCGAAGCGTGCATCGGCACGCTGATGCAGGGGCGCCTGTTCGAGCGCGACATCTACACCGAGAAATTCCTCTCGGCCGCCGATGCGCAGCAGGCGCGCAGCCCCTTGTTCCGGACCATCTAG
- a CDS encoding 2Fe-2S iron-sulfur cluster-binding protein, producing the protein MGATTCQQVRVSVSQTGDCFDCATNESLLAGMLRLGRKGIPAGCVNGGCGVCKVRIVEGAVQSLGPVSRAHVSTEEEAQGYTLACRVAPTQAVCLEVAARLRKPFLGSAASVAQRPAN; encoded by the coding sequence ATGGGTGCCACCACCTGCCAGCAAGTGCGTGTCAGCGTGTCGCAGACCGGCGACTGTTTTGACTGCGCCACCAACGAAAGTCTGCTCGCCGGCATGTTGCGGCTGGGCCGCAAGGGCATTCCAGCCGGGTGCGTCAATGGTGGCTGCGGGGTCTGCAAGGTGCGCATTGTGGAGGGTGCGGTGCAGTCGCTCGGACCCGTCAGCCGTGCGCATGTCAGCACCGAAGAAGAAGCGCAAGGCTACACGCTGGCCTGCCGCGTGGCGCCCACCCAGGCGGTGTGCCTGGAAGTGGCCGCCCGATTGCGCAAACCGTTTCTGGGCAGTGCCGCCTCGGTGGCGCAACGTCCAGCCAATTGA
- a CDS encoding catechol 2,3-dioxygenase has translation MGVLRIGHASLRVMDIAAAVKHYEEVLGLKTVMKDSAGNVYLKCWDEWDKYSIILTPSDRAGLNHVAYKVEKDEDLEALQARIEAWGIKTTLLPEGTLPSTGRMLQFNLPSGHEMRLYAMKEYVGTEVGTVNPDPWPDGIRGAGAHWLDHLLLMCEMNPPAGINTVQDNTRFMKECLDFFLTEQVLVGPQGDMQAATWMARTTTPHDIAFVGGPVSGLHHVAFFLDSWHDVLKAADVMAKKKVKIDVAPTRHGITRGETIYFFDPSGNRNETFAGLGYLAQPDRPVTTWSEDKLGSGIFFHTGELVASFTDVYT, from the coding sequence ATGGGTGTACTGAGAATCGGCCACGCGAGCCTGCGGGTCATGGATATCGCTGCTGCCGTCAAGCACTACGAAGAGGTCCTGGGCCTCAAGACGGTCATGAAGGACAGTGCGGGCAACGTCTACCTGAAGTGCTGGGACGAGTGGGACAAATACTCCATCATCCTGACGCCCAGCGACCGCGCGGGCCTGAACCACGTGGCCTACAAGGTGGAGAAAGACGAGGATCTGGAGGCGCTGCAGGCCCGCATCGAGGCCTGGGGCATCAAGACGACGCTGCTGCCTGAAGGCACGCTGCCCTCCACCGGCCGCATGCTGCAGTTCAACCTGCCCAGCGGCCACGAAATGCGCCTGTATGCCATGAAGGAATACGTGGGCACCGAAGTGGGAACCGTCAACCCCGATCCGTGGCCGGACGGCATCCGGGGCGCGGGCGCGCACTGGCTCGACCACCTGCTGCTGATGTGCGAGATGAACCCCCCGGCCGGCATCAACACCGTGCAGGACAACACGCGCTTCATGAAGGAATGCCTCGACTTTTTCCTGACCGAGCAGGTGCTGGTGGGCCCGCAGGGCGACATGCAGGCCGCCACCTGGATGGCGCGCACGACCACGCCGCACGACATCGCCTTTGTGGGCGGCCCCGTCAGCGGCCTGCACCACGTCGCGTTCTTCCTGGATTCGTGGCACGACGTGCTCAAGGCCGCCGACGTCATGGCCAAGAAGAAGGTCAAGATCGACGTGGCGCCTACGCGCCACGGCATCACGCGCGGCGAGACCATCTACTTCTTCGACCCCAGCGGCAACCGCAACGAAACCTTTGCCGGACTGGGCTACCTGGCGCAGCCCGACCGCCCAGTGACCACCTGGAGCGAGGACAAGCTGGGCAGCGGGATCTTCTTCCATACGGGTGAACTGGTGGCCTCGTTCACGGATGTCTACACCTGA